tgaacctgatcaaagaccattgttctttacttgttatatattctgtcttgtaaaataacttatcagtcactgatgaagccctaaccggcgaaacgtttgacgttccattataatcaatttgccttaagaagtcttcataagttatttaatattatacgaggcatggcatcatcgtatttttcaacatatatatatatatatatatatatgttgggTGGGCACGTGACTCCTCTGTTCCTGACTAGGAATCGGTAGAATtcacatcaaacttcaacttacaggtaagtctcgtttaatcttAAATTCTACCTCATCCTAGTCTACGTCACAAGGAATCACGTGAGCTTTCAAAGCCCCATGGTCATGaattaaagacaacaaaaggTAGGTTTGGCAGACTGTATTTGCCTCTAACAAAACCGAGCCAAAGTTACATGGAGCATTGATTGGTTTCTGGTAAAACTTAGCAAAGGTTCCGCAGTTAGACCATCCTGCAGATTCCAGAATAACTTCTAGCGGCGTTCCCGCCCTGGCAGCAGCACTGGTGGATGCTGCCCTAGTGCTGTGGGCCCCAAATTTGGTGGTATCTATGCCCGCAGCTTTCAAGACATTTTTGATCCAACGTGAAATTGTGTCCTTACTAACAGGTTTAAATGGTTTCTGAAAACTCAACAGTAACTGATTTCTGTTAGTGTCACCCCTATGAACACTAGCCTTATCAATATGCTTTCAAATGACGAATAACACACAAATTGGGCTCCTGGTCAAAAGCTTCCAGTTCAATAGGCTTCTGCTGTTTCCCTGGTCGGGAGTGCTTCTGGAGGCTGGtcagataaaaaatacatttcttttctGACATGTCCATATGTTTAACATCTAGGCAGTGAATGGTTTGTGTTCGCTGACCAGTTAACAGAGCTAGTAACATAACAACTTTAAATGTAAGTTTCTTAAGTGAAATGTCCTCAACAGGAGGGTAGGAACGAAGATGAGTTAATACTTGACTGACATCCCAGATGGTTTCATAACGTGGTAATGAGGGCTTCTGTTCAAAAACACCCTTTAGAAATTGCTTTACTAATGGGTGTGTACCAAAGGTAGCAGAGTCACTAATGACAAGTATTGTTGAAATGGCTGATCTTGCTGTATTAACTCCACTATAGCCAACACCTGACTTGACTAGGTCTGCAAGAAAGTTTATTGCTTGAGCTACAGTAGCTGAAACTGGACTGATCCCTTTTGAGCTGCAGTAATTTCCCCACTTCGAAAGATACGTTCGGTACTGCTTTTTTGTCCCGTTTCTCCAGGCACACAGGATGATATCTGAAGCTGCTTGTGAAAGGCCGCTTGCATGCAACTGTTCCCGGATAAGTGGCAGATGAGAAGGTCCAGTTTCTTGTGTAATGGATGTACTTTCTGTGGGTGGCTGGGTAACAAAAGTAGTCTGGCATTGTGCTGCAGAAGGACTGGGCAGCTTATCAGCATTCTCATAGCCATTGAGTACCACACCTGAGTTGGCCATCTGGGGATCACCACTATCCCCGTGGCTTTGTCTTGTTCCAGTTTTTGAAGAACCTTTGGAATCACACTGAAGGGGGGAAAATAATAACCATTTAGTTCATTCCACTGAGCTGAAAAAGCATCTACTAAGTATGCTCCAGGGTCAGGTCGGAAGGAAATATATCTTGGGAATTGTTTATTGAGTCTCGACGCAAACATGTCAACATCTGGGCGAGCTTGCAGCTTATCAAGGGCTTTATTTAAGAGAGTGGGGTTCAGCATCCACTCAGTATTGGTGTTTATTTCCCTTGACTGTCTATCAGCTGCTACATTACTTTTCCCTGGTATGTGTTCTGCAGATATCCAGATGTTTCTAGCCATGCACCAGCACCAGATATCTAAAGCCACTTTGTTACATTGTACAGAGTGATTAGTGCCCATGTTATTTATCGCTGCCCCTGCTGTTGTATTATCAATTTTCAGTCTGACatatttattatttagtttTGTCACAAAAGCTTGGAGTGAAAAGAAGGCAGCCATTAATTCTAGGTAGTTGATATGCTCTTCACCCTCTAGGGGTGTCCAGTGGCCCCCACAAGTCAGATCTTTGAAAACACCTCCCCATCCAATTTTTGATGCATCAGTGGCAATTGTTAGTGATGGGGGGTCATGATTTATAACATTGAATgagttttcaatattttcgatCCACCATTGTAGTTCTGTTTTGGCATCTGTGGAGTGTGACATAAAGGCCTCATAGTTGccattattgtctttgatagcatGAGATTTCTCTTGTTCTAGTTTTCTGTAATACAATGGTCCATACATAACAACAGGGAAACTTGAGACTAGTAGTCCTATGACACTTGCAACCTCTCGTATAATGTATTTTGACCTCTCCTGCAGTGCTGTGCATgcattcttaattttttgttttttctccatGGTCAGTCTGACAGTCATTGTGATGGAATTTAGCATAACTCCCAGAAAATTAACTTCTTGGGATGGTATCAGACATGATTTTTCAGGGTGAGGACAAAATCCCAGgtcaacaaacagttttaatgTTTCAAGCACAGTAGTTAGACATTCGGTATAAGTATCACCCTGAATGTAATTGTCATCAATATAAGCTGCCAAGATGTGGCCTTGTAACCTAAGACAAGAGTGTACTGGCTTTATGAGCTTTGTGAATTTCCTAGGGCAGAAATATAACGCATTAAGGAAGCAAGTGAACTTGTAGAAGTTTCCTTTCCA
Above is a window of Montipora capricornis isolate CH-2021 chromosome 6, ASM3666992v2, whole genome shotgun sequence DNA encoding:
- the LOC138051560 gene encoding uncharacterized protein isoform X2; the encoded protein is MGLKPEEGGHQCDSKGSSKTGTRQSHGDSGDPQMANSGVVLNGYENADKLPSPSAAQCQTTFVTQPPTESTSITQETGPSHLPLIREQLHASGLSQAASDIILCAWRNGTKKQYRTYLSKWGNYCSSKGISPVSATVAQAINFLADLVKSGVGYSGVNTARSAISTILVISDSATFGTHPLVKQFLKGVFEQKPSLPRYETIWDVSQVLTHLRSYPPVEDISLKKLTFKVVMLLALLTGQRTQTIHCLDVKHMDMSEKKCIFYLTSLQKHSRPGKQQKPIELEAFDQEPNLCVIRHLKAY
- the LOC138051560 gene encoding uncharacterized protein isoform X1, which codes for MGLKPEEGGHQVSLTTTLQTVIHDCDSKGSSKTGTRQSHGDSGDPQMANSGVVLNGYENADKLPSPSAAQCQTTFVTQPPTESTSITQETGPSHLPLIREQLHASGLSQAASDIILCAWRNGTKKQYRTYLSKWGNYCSSKGISPVSATVAQAINFLADLVKSGVGYSGVNTARSAISTILVISDSATFGTHPLVKQFLKGVFEQKPSLPRYETIWDVSQVLTHLRSYPPVEDISLKKLTFKVVMLLALLTGQRTQTIHCLDVKHMDMSEKKCIFYLTSLQKHSRPGKQQKPIELEAFDQEPNLCVIRHLKAY